The window TCTACCTGCAGTTGTAGGTCCGGATCTCTTTGTTGTCTCGCTTGCACTTGATCGCCACGAAGATCATAGTGACAAAGAGGATGCCGGCAATGGAGCCCAGGGCGATAATGAAAATCAGGGACAAGTTCACCGAGCCCATCGACTCTTGGGCGTCGAGAGCAGGGGACAGGTAAATCAGGACGAGCGCCGAGGCAGAGAGAGACGTCTTGCCGTGGTCGTGAGCCACCACAATAAGCTCGTAGGAAGCCTTGGAACTCTCGCTGAAGGTGCGAGTGGTTCTGACCTCGCCATTGACCTGGTCTATTTCAAAGAAGCCGCGGTCGCCCTCTGTCATGTCATAGGTGACCCGGCCGTTCTCGCCCTCATCGTAGTCGTCTGCTTTGACAACGGTCACCAGGTAGCCTATGCCGGAGTTGCGGGGTATGTAGACCTCCGCAGTGCCATTGATCAGGGGCGGGGCGGTGATGACTGGGGTATTGTCATTGACGTCGAGGATGATGACCCGAACAGTGGCATTGCTCTGCAGCGAGGGCAGGCCGCCGTCCTTAGCCAGCACCTTGAATTCAAAAGCCTTGGTCTGCTCGTGGTTGAAGGATCGCAGCGCGTAGATGTCCCCGGAGTTAGGGTTGATGGAGACATAGGTGAAGACAGGCATGTCCCGCACCTGCGACGGCACGATCTGGTAGGAAACACTGCCATTAAGACCCAGGTCGGGGTCTCGAGCAGACACAGAGAGCAGATAGGCACCGGGCGTGTTGTTCTCCTGCACAATGACCTGGTAGTAGGGCTTGGAGAAATGTGGGTGGTTGTCGTTCTCATCGGTGATGCGCACGGTAAAGGACTTGGCACTCTGCAGCATGGGCACGCCACCGTCGCGCGCCTGGATCGTGAGGTTGTACTGGTCGTGCTGCTCGCGGTCCAGCCGTCCGTCCACCAGGATAGTGGAGAAGCTCTCGTACTCCTGCAGCCGAAAGGGCACGTTGCCCAGTAAACGGCACTGCACGCGCCCATTGAGGCCGGAGTCTCGATCAGACACCCGCACCAGTGCAATCACGTAGCCCGGGGGGGCGCTCTCGCTCACTTCCACCAGCTCGCTGTTGACCGACAGCAGGTTGATGACCGGTGGGTTGTCATTGGTGTCCAAAACGCTGACGGTGACCTTGCAGTGTGCCGGGATGGAGTTGGGCCCCAGGTCCTTGGCTTGCACGTCCAGTTCGTACACGTGGCCCTCTTCGTAGTCTAGGGCACCAGTGACCGTGACCAGGCCGCTGTGTGGGTCGATCTGGAAGAGCTCTCGAGTGCGATCATTGACGTAGCCATAGAAGGAGTAGACCACCTGGCCATTGGTGCCTTCGTCTGGGTCGCTGGCGTTGAGACGAATGACGGGCGTGTTGGGAGGTGAGTTCTCTGGCACGCTCACCGAATAGGTGGACTCGCCAAACACCGGGTTGTTGTCATTGGAGTCGGTCACCTTGATGCTGAGGCCAACAGTACCCAGATGCGGCGGGTCGCCACCGTCGAGTGCAGTGATGCGAAAGCTGTAGTGCGACTGCGTCTCCCGGTCCAGACTCTTTTCCACCACGAGTTCGGCAAAGCGTGAGCCATCGCCGCGGGTCTTGATCTCCAGGCCGAATAGCTCATTAGGCGTGAGCTCGTACGTCTGCACGCCAAAGCTGCCCGAGTCCGGGTCATAGGCGCTGTCCAGCGGGATGCGCGTGCCGGGGCTGGCCGCCTCGGAGATCTCCAGCTCAATCTGTGCTGCCGGGAAGCTGGGCGCGTTGTCATTCAGGTCCTTGATCTCCACCTTAATCACGCAGATCTCCATTGAGCTGGACATGACCTCGAGCGAGATGATGCACTTGGGACTCTGGCGGCACAGCAGATCACGGTCGATCTTCTGCTTGGTGACCAACAGGCCCGAGCTGGGGTTGATGTCCACCAGGTGCGGAGCCGAGTTGGACACCACACGGAAGGCAGAGGCCTGCCGTGGGTCCAGTGCGAAGCCCGCCTCGCGCGCGTCCTTGGCCACGTTGGCGATCACCGTCCCGGCGCGCTGCTCCTCTTCTACCGAGTACTTGAGGTTAATGAGGGCGGCCGCCTGCGTCCACAGTACAGCCAACAGCAGCAGCACCGGCAGCAGGAGCGACTCCATGGCTGCGCGGGGCTCTGCCTGGCCTCGCCTCTCCACACCCCTCCGAGGTCGACGCCGCCGGCGCTCCAGCTTCCCGCCGACTCGGGCCGCCTGTTGCGCGCGCCCCGGGGCCCCGGAGGCCGCGGGAGGAGTCCCGCCCAGGGCGGCCCGGCGGCGCGG is drawn from Camelus ferus isolate YT-003-E chromosome X, BCGSAC_Cfer_1.0, whole genome shotgun sequence and contains these coding sequences:
- the PCDH19 gene encoding LOW QUALITY PROTEIN: protocadherin-19 (The sequence of the model RefSeq protein was modified relative to this genomic sequence to represent the inferred CDS: deleted 1 base in 1 codon), with amino-acid sequence MESLLLPVLLLLAVLWTQAAALINLKYSVEEEQRAGTVIANVAKDAREAGFALDPRQASAFRVVSNSAPHLVDINPSSGLLVTKQKIDRDLLCRQSPKCIISLEVMSSSMEICVIKVEIKDLNDNAPSFPAAQIELEISEAASPGTRIPLDSAYDPDSGSFGVQTYELTPNELFGLEIKTRGDGSRFAELVVEKSLDRETQSHYSFRITALDGGDPPHLGTVGLSIKVTDSNDNNPVFGESTYSVSVPENSPPNTPVIRLNASDPDEGTNGQVVYSFYGYVNDRTRELFQIDPHSGLVTVTGALDYEEGHVYELDVQAKDLGPNSIPAHCKVTVSVLDTNDNPPVINLLSVNSELVEVSESAPPGYVIALVRVSDRDSGLNGRVQCRLLGNVPFRLQEYESFSTILVDGRLDREQHDQYNLTIQARDGGVPMLQSAKSFTVRITDENDNHPHFSKPYYQVIVQENNTPGAYLLSVSARDPDLGLNGSVSYQIVPSQVRDMPVFTYVSINPNSGDIYALRSFNHEQTKAFEFKVLAKDGGLPSLQSNATVRVIILDVNDNTPVITAPPLINGTAEVYIPRNSGIGYLVTVVKADDYDEGENGRVTYDMTEGDRGFFEIDQVNGEVRTTRTFSESSKASYELIVVAHDHGKTSLSASALVLIYLSPALDAQESMGSVNLSLIFIIALGSIAGILFVTMIFVAIKCKRDNKEIRTYNCSNCLTITCLLGCFIKGQNSKCLHCISVSPISEEQDKKAEEKVSLRGKRIAEYSYGHQKKSSKKKKISKNDIRLVPRDVEETDKMNVVSCSSLTSSLNYFDYHQQTLPLGCRRSESTFLNVENQNTRNTSANHIYHHSFNSQGPQQPDLIINGVPLPETENYSFDSNYVNSRAHLIKSSSTFKDLEGNSLKDSGHEESDQTDSEHDVQRSLYCDTAVNDVLNTSVTSVGSQMPDHDQNEGFHCREECRILGHSDRCWMPRNPMPTRSKSPEHVRNIIALSIEATAADVEAYDDCGPTKRTFATFGKDVSDHPAEERPTLKGRRTVDVTICSPKVNGAIREAGNGCEAISPVTSPLHLKSPLPTKPSVSYTVALAPPARDLEQYVNNAPSRPSEAEPRGADGEKVVHEVNPILKEGRDKESPGMKRLKDIVL